TGAAGGAAGTTTTGCTATTTCATTTAATGTTTGCGCATTAACTACTTTATCTTCATAAATTCCAGCTACAAGTTCTAATGCAGGAAATTCTTTTTTCAATTTTACTAAAGTTTTTAAAGCGGTTAAATCATCTTCTTTAGCAAAGGCAAAGATATTTTGCCCTTTTAAAGCATCACTTAATTCTGCGTAATTTAAAGTATTTAGTGATTGTTTAACAAGTCTATTTTTATAAACTTTTAATAAAACACCTAATTTTGCTAATTCACCACGGATTTTTTGTAATGATACAACATCAATAGTTTTATAACTAGCAACATATAGAGCTTTTGACTCATTAATGTTTTTGGTGATTTCATCAACAACTAATACTTTCGCATCGCGTAAAGCACTCATGTGACTCCTCCTTATTATTATATGCAATATAGTATAAAGCGAAAGATACTCGGTAACATATTAAGCATAAGCTGTTACTGTCTTCATATATTGCTTGCTTATTATACCATAAAATTAATTTTTAATAACTAATTAAATTTATCATTATTTATGAAAGAAATTATTAACTTCATAATTTGGATCTTCGGTTAAATTAATTCCCAATTTTTTATAAATATCACGGTCATTTTCTGATAGGATAACAGTGGAATGAGCATCAGCATTTTTTAGAAGTGGTAAGGCAAGTAAAGCTCGTTTGGCATGGTCATTTGATTTAGCACTAATTGATAACGCAATTAAAGTTTCATTCATATGCAAACGTGGATTTTTATTATGAAGATATTTAGTTTTTAGGTTTTGAACCAATTTAATTACATCGGAGTCCAGTAGATCAATATCATAACTAATATTTGCTAAATATTTTAAAGCATTCAATAAAGCAGC
The sequence above is a segment of the [Mycoplasma] phocae genome. Coding sequences within it:
- the rplJ gene encoding 50S ribosomal protein L10, translating into MSALRDAKVLVVDEITKNINESKALYVASYKTIDVVSLQKIRGELAKLGVLLKVYKNRLVKQSLNTLNYAELSDALKGQNIFAFAKEDDLTALKTLVKLKKEFPALELVAGIYEDKVVNAQTLNEIAKLPSYEESLLILGNSLLTPLKNLAIGLNELVKQGKVSE